GCGGCGTACACCACAGTAGGCGAATGGGACTTCTTAGGTTAACCTCAACAAGGTTAGCCGTACCTAAGTCTATGAAAGTGTCTCCGCCATGCTCGCGAACTATCTGATCGGACTCCGCGAAGGACTCGAGGCATCGCTGGTGGTCAGCATCCTCGCCACGTTCCTGGTCAAGTCCGGGCATCGGGATCGGCTCAAACTGGTCTGGATAGGTGTCGCCAGCGCGCTCGCCGTCGCGGCCGCCGCGTGGGGCCTGCTGCAGTTCGTCACCGCACTGACCGCGCGCTCGTTCACCACCCAGGAAACCGTCGGCGGGGTGATGTCGATCCTCGCCGTCGGGTTCGTCACCTGGATGATCTTCTGGATGCGGAAGGCGTCCCGCGGCATTGCCAAGGAGCTCCGCGAGCGGATGGGCCAGGCGCTTGAGGTCGGCTCCCGGGCGGTCGTCATCCTGGCTTTCCTCGCGGTCTTCCGGGAGAGCATCGAGACCGCGTTCATCGTGTACGCGTCGGCGGCGACCGCGACCACCGCCGTACCGTTCATCGGCGTACTCCTCGGCCTGGCCACGTCCGTGCTGCTCGGTGTCGCGATCTACAAGGGCGCCGTGAAGATCAACCTGGCCGTGTTCTTCAAGTGGACCGGCGCGGTGCTGATCCTGGTCGCGGCCGGCATCTTCGCGTACGGCTTCCACGACCTGCAGGAAGCCGGCATCCTGCCCGGCCTGCACAACCTGGCCTTCGACATCTCGCACGTGGTCCCGCCGGACAGCTGGTACGGCGTGCTGCTGAAGGGCATCTTCAACTTCAACCCGGCGCCGAGCGTACTGGAGGCGACCGCGTGGGCCGTCTACCTCGTACCGGTCCTGGTGCTGTACTTCCGCCCGGTGAAAAGCTCCACGCCACCCGCCGTACCGGTCGTGAAGACCGCCGGCGAAGCAGTCTGAATCATCCCCTCATCCCTTTTGTTTCAGGAGAACCATGTCCGCGTCCAGGGCCGGTAAGGCCACTCTCGCCGGTGTCGTCCTCGGGCTCGCCGCGCTGACCGCGTGCGCCAAGGCCGAGCCGGCCGGGAAAGACGACGGCACCGGACCGGTGTCGGTCAAGGCGTCCGACTCGGGCTGCGACCTGAGCCGCCGGGACGTGAAGGCGGGCACCAGCACGTTCTCGGTGTCGAACGGCGGCAGCAAGGTCACCGAGTTCTACGTGTACGCCGACGGTGACCGGGTGATGGGCGAGGTCGAGAACATCGGCCCGGGCCTCAAGCGGGACCTGATCGTCGAGTTGCCGACCGGGAAGTACCAGGCGGTGTGCAAGCCGGGGATGGTCGGCGACGGGATTCGCGGCGACCTGACGGTCACCGGTGACGCGGCGCCGCAGACGTCCGAGGACGCGCTGCTGAAGCAGGCGACCGAGGGGTACCAGCGGTACGTGAACTCGCAGGCGATCGCGCTGGAGCAGAAGACCACCGAGTTCGTCACCGCGGTCAAGGCCGGCGACGTGGCGAAGGCGAAGGCGTTGTACCCGGTGTCGCGGACGTACTGGGAGCGGATCGAACCGGTCGCGGAATCGTTCGGCAACCTGGACCCGAAGATCGATGCCCGGGTCAACGATGTCGAGCCGGGTACCGAGTGGACCGGGTACCACCGGATCGAGCAGGCGCTCTGGGTGTCGAACAGCACCAAGGGGATGGCGAAGTACGCCGATCAGCTGCTGGTGGATGTGAAGACGGTGGTGGCGAAGGCGAAGGTCGTGAAGGTCACGCCGCTGCAGATGGCGAACGGCGCGAAGGAACTGCTGGACGAGGTCGCGACCGGCAAGGTCACCGGCGAGGAAGACCGTTACTCGCACACCGACCTGTGGGACTTCGAGGCAAACGTCGAGGGGTCGCAGGCGGCCGTCCAGGCACTGCGCCCGGCGCTGCAGCAGCGCGACCCGGCGCTGGTGAAGCAGCTCGACACCAACTTCAAGACGGTCTTCGCCGCCCTCGACAAGTACCGCGACGGCGACGGCTTCAAGCCGTACACCGCCACCGAACCGGAAAAGAAGACCCTCGGCGCGGTAGTAGACGGCCTCGCCGAACCGGTAAGCCGGGTAGCCGCAACCATCGCCAAAAAATGACAGACGAAAAGCCCACTCCGGGCAATCGCACCCCGGCAACCACTGACCGGTCCTCCGGGGGCCAGGCCTCGGATGCCAACACCGTCTCGGGCGTTGGCTCTGCTCCTTCTTCCGCCGTCGCCCCGGCGCAGCCGGGGCGACGGCGGGGGTTTTCCCGGAGGGGGTTGTTCGGGGCGGCTGGGGCTGCGGTTGTTACTGGGGTTGCTGGGTATGCGGCGCACTCGGCTCTCGACACCCAGCCAACGCAGGCGGCTGACAACAACGGGCCTGTTGACTTTCATGGTGTGCATCAGGCGGGGATTGTCACGCCGGTGCAGGATCGGTTGCATTTTGCGGCGTTCGACGTCACCACCACGAGTCGCGACGACCTGATCAGCTTGCTGAAGGAGTGGACCGCCGCGGCCGCGCTGCTGACGGCCGGGAAGGACATCGGGCAGTACGGCGCGGTGAACGGCCCCGACGAGGCACCGCCGAAGGACACCGGCGAAGCCGTCGGCCTGCCACCCGCCCGCCTGACCCTGACGATCGGCTTCGGCCCAGGCCTGTTCGACAAACGCTTCGGTCTCGCCGCGAAACGACCGAAGGCCCTCGTCGACCTGCCGCATTTCATCGCCGACAACCTGGATCCGCAGCGTTCCGGCGGCGACCTCGCCGTACAAGCCTGCTCCGACGACCCGCAGGTAGCAGTCCACGCGATCCGCAACCTGGCCCGGATCGGCTTCGGCCGGGTGGCGGTCCGGTATTCACAGCTCGGCTTCGGGCGTACGTCCTCCACCTCGCGCGCCCAGTCCACCCCGCGCAACCTGTTCGGCTTCAAGGACGGCACGAACAACCTCAAACTGGAAGAGGCCGACAAGCTCGAACAGCAGCTGTGGGTCCAGTCCGAGGACGGCCCGGACTGGATGGTCGGCGGCTCGTACCTGGTGTCGCGGCGAATCCGGATGCACATCGAGACCTGGGACCGTACGTCGCTCGGCGAGCAGGAGGCGGTGATCGGGCGCGGCAAGGGTACGGGCGCCCCGCTCGGCAAGGCGGACGAGTTCGACGCGATCGACTTCGCGGCGAAGAACGCCGACGGTGAACCGAAGGTGCCGACCGATTCGCATGTCCGGCTCGCGCATCCGCAGTTCAACAACGGTGCCGAGCTGCTCCGCCGCGGGTACAACTTCGTCGACGGCTCCGACGGTCTCGGTCGGCTGGACGCGGGCCTGTTCTTCCTCGCCTACCAGCGTGACCCGCGCAAACAGTTCATCCCGATCCAGAAGCAGCTGTCCCGCGACGACAAGATGAACGAGTACATCGAGCACGTCGGCTCCGCCGTCTTCGCCTGCCCGCCGGGCGTCACCCCAGGCTCGTACTGGGGCGAGAAGCTCTTCAGCTAGGGCGTACTCCGACGAAGGTCAGCACCTCGCAGGAGAACACCCGGACGTCGTCCTGGTTGAACAGCTCGGCCCGCGTACGCACCAGTCCGCGATCTGGTTTGGACCGCGACAACCGGGCTTCCATCACCTCGGTACGCAGCCGCAGCTCGTCGCCCGGACGTACGGGTGCCAGCCACCGCAGCTTGTCGATGCCCGGCCCGCCCAGGCTCCCGACCTTCCTCAGGTACTGATCGGCGTACAGCCGCATCATCAGGCCGGCGGTATGCCAGCCGCTCGCGATCAGGCCCTTGAACGGCCCGTCGGCCGCCGCGGCGGGATCGATGTGGATGTACTGCGGGTCGAACTGCTCGGCGAACTCGATCAGGGCTGCCTGGTCGATGGTGACGGTGCGGGGATGGTGGGTACGAACGCCCGGCACGTAGTCCTCGAAATACATCAGGTCCCCTTTCGTCAGGTAGGGCGGCGAGATTACCCGACGAAAGGGGACCGTGAAATTGAAACTTGCTATTTAACTGCACCCGCAGTTACTCCGGCAACAAAATGCCGCTGAGCCAGTAGAAAGCCAATAACTACCGGAATGCTCACTATCAGCGCGGCAGCCATGATCTGGTTCCAGTAGATGTTGGTCTGGGTGGAGTACTGGCGCAGGCCGACCGACAACGTACGGTTCGCCTCCGTCGTCATCACCGACGCGAACAGCACTTCGCCCCAAGCAGTCATGAACGAGTAGATCGCCACCGCGATCACCCCGGGCCGCGCCGCCGGTAGTACGACCCGCCACAACGCACCCATCGGACCGCAGCCGTCCACCAGCGCGGCCTCGTCCAATTCGCGCGGAATGCTGTCGAAGTACCCGGCCAGCATCCAGATGGAGAACGGCAAACTGAAGGTCAGGTACGTGATGATCAAACCGAGCCGGGTACCCACCAGTTGCAACCCGAGCGAGTTGTTGAGGTTCACGAAGATCAGGAACAAGGGCAGCAGGAAAAGTACGCCCGGGAACATCTGCGTCGACAGTACCGTGGTGGTGAAAACGGTCCGGCCGCGGAACCTGAACCGTGACACCGCGAACGCGGCCAGAATCGCGATCGCCACCGAGAACACCGTCGCCGCCACCGAGACGATGGTCGAGTTCACGAAGTACCTGGCCAGCGGCACCGTTTTCCACATGTCGACGAACGGCGCCAGGGTCAGGTTCGACGGCCACCAGGTGAACGCGCCTTGCACGTCCTTCAGCGGTTTCAGCGACGACGTCACCATCACGTACAGGGGGACAAGCACGAACAGTCCGAGTACGGTCAGGACGACACCGCGGTAGATCTTGAAGCCCCTGGTCTCACGCACGACGTGACCTCCTGCCGGTGCCGAGCAGATAGATTCCGGTGACGATCATCAGGAAGATCAGCAGCAGTACGGACATTGCCGCGCCGGTGCCGAAGTTCCAGGTCAGGAACGACGCGTTGTAGATGTGGAACGTGATCAGGTCACCGGCCGGCGGCTGCGCGGTCCCGAACAGAACGTACGGCGTGTTGAAATCGCTGAACGTCCACAAGAACAGCACCAGCACGAGTACCAGATTGACCGGCCGTAGCGAGGGCAGGGTGATGTTGCGCCATTGCCGGAGGTTGCCGGCGCCGTCGACCGACGCGGCCTCGTACAGATCGCGCGGAATGCTCTGCATACCGGCCATCAAGGTGAGGAACGCGAACGTCCACAGCTTCCAGCCGGCCACGGTGATCAGCGAGACCAGTGCATTGCCACCGATCAGCCAGAACGTCTTCCCGTCGCTCAAATGCAATTGGTCCAGTACGTGGTTCACGGCGCCGGTGTCGCGCTGGAGCATGAAGTTCCAGGTCAGGATTCCGGCGTACGCAGGCAGCGCGTACGGCACCAGGAACAGCGTCCGTACCAGACCGCGCCCGCGAAACTCGGGCTGCAGCGCGACCGCGGCCGCCATCCCGAGTACCCACGAGAACGCGACCGTGATCAGCGAGAACGCGATCGTGACGCCGAACGACTTCAGTAGGCCCTGCCCGACGGCGTTGTTGAAGTCGAGCGCGACCTTGTAGTTGCCGAGCCCGGCGCTGGGGGCGGACGACCAGTTCGCGATGAAGAACTTGGTCAGTTTGATGAAGCTCATCCAGATCCCGACCAGCATCGGGATGATGTGGATGAACAGCTCCAGCAGCACCGCCGGGGCCAGCAGCGCGTACGGCAGCCAGCGTTTCAGCCCGGGCCGCTGCTCGGGGCGGCCCCGGCGCCTGGTCGGCGCCGGAGCCGCGGTCTCGGTTGCGACGGCCATCGTCAGCTGCTCGCCGCCACCTGGTCTTCAGCGGTCTTGAGCGCCGCCTTCACGTCGTCCGCGCTGACCGTGCCGCCGGTCGCGATCTTGGCGAACATCGTGTTCATCGCCTTGCCGACGGTGCTTTCGAACTGGTCCTCGGCCGGCACCAGCGGCAGCGGCTTGGACTTGGTGTTGTAGATGTCCTGGAAGGTCGCGGCCTCGGTCGCGTCGGTGGTGAAGTTCGGCTTCGCGTCCTTCAGTACCGGCAGCGCGGAGAACGGCTTGTCCAGCGTGCTCTGCGTGGTCGCGTCCGTCATGTACTTGACGAACTTCAGCGCCGCATCCTTGTGCTTGGTGTTCTTGAACACCGACAGGTTGATCCCGGCGACGTGGCTGGCCACCTGCTCACCACCGGCCGGCGCCGGGAACGGGACCACCCCGTACTCGCCGGCTTTCATGCCGTTGGCAACGATCGAGGAGTCGGCGTTGTTCTGGTTGATCACCATCGCGACCTTCTTGGTGGCGAAGTCGTTCACCGACTTGGTGCCGTTGTCGTACTGCGCGTTCGACGGGTTCGCGACCTTGTCCTGCTGCATCAGGTCCAGGTACCGCAGTACGCCCTGCACGTTGCCGTCGGCGGTGAAGGCCGGTTTGCCGTCGGCGCTGAACCAGTCGGCCTTGTTCTGCGCGGCGTTGATGAAGGCGAAGTGCACGTTCTCGGTGTAGGAGCCGGCCGCGAGTGCCATCCCCCACTGCTTGCCCGGGATGGTCAGCTTCTTCGCGGCGGTGACCATTTCCTCCCAGGTCTTCGGCGGCTGCAGTCCGGCCGCGGCGAACATCGCCTTGTTGTAGTACAGGCCGTACGCCAGACCGTAGAGCGGGACCGAGGTCGGGTCGGTGCCTTCCTTGCCGCCGGTCGCCAGCGCGGTCGGTACGAACTTGTCCTTGCCGCCGATCGCGGTCATCGCGTCACCGTCGAACGGCAGGAACGCGTCGGTGGCCTGCAGCGAGGCGGCCCAGGTGTTGCCGATGTTCACCACGTCCGGTGCCTGGCCGGAGGTGATCGCGGTCTGGATGCGGGTCTGCAGGTCGTTCCAGCCGATCACCTCGAGGTTGACCTTGATCCCGGTCTCGTCGGTGAACTTCTTCAGTACCGGGGTCAGCACCTCCTTGTCGTTGTCCAGGCTGGTGCCCTGGTTGCTGGCCCAGTAGGTCAGCGTCTGATCACCGGAGCTGCCGCCGGAGGAGCCGTTCTTGTCGCCACCACCACAGGCGGCGAGGCTGATTCCGATGGCGGTCGCCGCAACCGCGGCAACAAGCGAACGCAGTCTCACGTCGGACTCCCTCGTCCCGTCGAGCCCCCACGGACCTGCGGGGGCGGATCGGGCCCATCCTGACCTAACCGGTTAAGTTTCGAAACCCTAACCGGTTCAGTAACCCCCCGTTCGTTACGACCTCGTGATCTGTAACCACCCCACCCGCGCCCACGCGCACCCACCCGCGCCCACGCCCCGTACACCCACCCGCGCCCACGCCCCGTACACCCACCCGCGCCCACGCCCCGTACACCCGCCCGCGCCCACGCCCCGTACACCCGCCCGCGCCCACGCCCCGTACACCCGCCCGCGCCCACGCCCCGTACACCCGCCCGCGCCCACGCCCCGTACACCCGCCCGCGCCCACGCCCCGTACACCCGCCCGCGCCCACGCCCCGTACACCCGCCCCGCCCGCGCCCACGCCCCGTACACCCGCCCGCGCCCACGCCCCGTACACCCGCCCGCGCCCACGCCCCGTACACCCGCCCGCGCCCACGCCCCGTACACCCGCCCGCGCCCACGCCCCGTACACCCGCCCGCGCCCACGCCCCGTACACCCGCCCGCGCCCACGCCCCGTACACCCGCCCGCGCCCACGCCCCGTACACCCGCCCGCGCCCACGCCCCGTACACCCGCCCGCGCCCACGCCCCGTACACCCGCCCGCGCCCACGCCCCGTACACCCGCCCGCGCCCACGCCCCGTACACCCGCCCGCGCCCACGCCCCGTACACCCACCCGCGCCCACGCCCCGTACACCCACCCGCGCCCACGCCCCGTACACCCGCCCGCGCACACCCGCCCTGCCCGCGCGCGCCTCCCACCCTCCGCCATTTGAGAGGTGAACCCCTGAAAGTGCCCGTTCACCTCCCGCGTACGTGGGGTGAAGGGGCAATTTGAGGGGTGAACCACTCAAATGTCAGCGGTGGGCGGGGCCGGAGGATTCGCGGCGGTGGAGTTCGCCGGCGGGGGCCTGTTGGTGCAGGGCGACCGAGCTGGTGGTGGTGCTGGCGGCGGCGGTGACCAGGCGGAGCAGGAGGTCGGCGGCGGCGCGGCCGCGTTCCATCGTCTTCTGGTCGACCGCGGTGATCCCGGGCCGGGCGAACTCGCACAGCGGCGAGTCGTCCCACGCGAGCACCGACACCTCGCCGGGTACCGCGGTGCCGAGCTCGGTCGCGACCCGGAGCGCGGCGACCGCCATCAGGTCGTTACCGAGCACGATCGCGGTCGGGGGATTCGCCCCGGTGAGCAACTGGCGGGTCAGCTCGGCGCCGTCGTCGTACCGGTAGCTGCCCTCGATGTGACGTACGGAGATGCCGCGCCGCGTGGCCCGGTCCCGGAGGATCTGCATCCGCAGCCGTTCGTGTACGAAAGTGAACGGACCGCTGATATGCGCGATGTTGGTGTGCCCGAGCTCGCCGAGGTGATCGAGCAGCAGCGTGACCGTCTCTTCCGGCGAGCTGATCAACCGCCCGACCGAGTCGTCCGGCGCGTTCGAGCTGACCACCACGCACGGCACGCCGAGTTCCTTCAGCAACGGGATTCGCGGGTCGTCGTCGAGCTCGTCGAACAGGATGAACCCGTCCACCCGGCCCTGCCGCGACCACCTTCGCAGTACGTCGAGATCCTCGCCGTGCTCGCCGGTGAGCCGGAGCAGCAGCGACGAATCGACCTCGTTCAGGTACTGCTCGATGCCGACCAGGGTGCGCATGTAGAACGCCTCGGTGGAGATCAGCGTGGGGTCGCGGGCGATCACGATCCCGATCGTCCGGGTCCGGCTGGCCGACAGCGCGACCGCGGCGGAGTTCGGGTGGAAGCCGAGTTCTTCGGCCAGGTCGAGCACCCGCTGCCGGGTTTCCTCGCTGACGCCGGCGCGGCCGTTCAGCGCGTACGAGACCGATGCCTTCGAGATCTCCAGCCGTCGGGCGAGATCGCTGATCGTGACCCGATGACCGCGGCGCGTACTGCCACCTGGGCCGTCGCCGGCCGTGTCACCGCCACCGTTCGTTCCGGATCCGCTCGTGGTCATCGTCTGGCTCCCCGCACAGACGGGAGATTAGCAGCGGCTCGCTGGGGGTAGCCCTGCCGGCAAGTTTTGGATAGCGTTTTCCCATGGCTTCGACGGAACCGTTGCGACTGGATTTCCTGCCCTGGGAGTACGCCCGGAACGCCTCGGACGCGGAGCGCGCGCGGCAGGCCGAACGGCAGGCGCGGCTCGGCGGATCGCTCGAACTCGCGGCCGACGCGTACGTCGCGGAGTCCGCCGCCGTGTACTGCGACGAGCTCCGGATGGGCGATCGTTCGTACATCGGCGCGCACGCGTACGTGACCGGGAAGATCGTGCTCGGACCGGATTCCACCATCAACCCGTTCTCGGTGGTTCGTGGTGCGGTGACGATCGGCGACGGGGTCCGGATCGGCGCGCACACGTCGCTGCTCGCGTTCAACCACGGCACCGCGCCGGGTCAGCCGATCTTCAAGCAGCCACACACCGCGCGTGGCATCACCATCGGCGACGACGTCTGGATCGGTTCGAACGTGACGATCCTGGACGGCGTCACGGTCGGTCCGCACACCATCATCGGCGCCGGCGCGATCGTCACCAAGGACATCCCGGCGAACTCGGTGGCGGCCGGCAACCCGGCCCGCATTCTCCGATCCCGGACAGGAGCCGCCATGACAGGTGATCTCGGTACCAGGCTGAAGGACTTCGCCGCGCGGGCGCGGGAGCAGGTCGACGACGTACTGGCGCGGTGCTGGGACGGTGAACGGTTCGTCGACCGGCCGGGTCCGGTACGCGAGCCGGCGATCCGCCCGTGGTGCGATGCCGTCGAAATCGCGGACCTGCTGGTACGGCGTACGCCATCTGGTCACTCCCGCGACGACCTGATCCGGCGGTTCCGCGCGCGCCAGGATTCGGTCAGCGGACTGGTATCGCCAGGGGACCTGTCCGACGACGGGATCGGCAAGCCGTCGGATGTCGAACTTGCTGTCCTTGAAGGGCCCGCGAGCTACCACGTGCTTTGTGTCGGGTACGCGCTGCAGGTCCTTGGTAGCGGGTTCGAGCACCCGATCACGACCGACTACACGCTCGACGATCTGGACAAGTTGCCCTGGGCAAGAGGGGCGTGGACGGCGGGCTCCGCGATCGACGCGCTCGGTACGGCGCTGGCCCGGAACCTCCATGATCACAAGCAATCCGGACCGCTTGAACCGTTGCTTGGCTGGTTGCTCACTCGCGCTGATCCGAAGACCGGAGCGTGGGGTGAACAGCATCCGGACGACGGTTGGTTGCAGGTCGTGAACGGCTTCTATCGGCTGACGCGTGGTACGTACGCGCAGTTCGGCCTGCCGTTGCCGTACCCGGAACAGGCCGTCGCGACGGTGCTTGCGCATAGCAACGATCGGCGGATGTTCAGCGGTGACAACTACAACGCCTGTAACGTACTCGACGTCATCCATCCGCTGTGGCTCGCCCGGAAGCAGACGTCGTACGGAGAGCAGGACGGGCGGCGGTGGGCGGAGCAGCAGCTGCGCGCGATCCTGCCCCGGTGGGTGGACGGTGCCGGTTTCGCGTTCGCGCCGGACGGCATCGACGACCGCGCGGTTCCGGGCCTGCAGGGTACGGAGATGTGGCTGGCGATCATCTGGCTGCTCTCCGACTACCTCGGCCGGTCCGACGACCTCGGCTACCGGCCACGCGGCGTGCATCGGCCCGAACCCCTGGTCAACTCGCGTTGACCAGGACCTTCCGCCTACCCTGACGGGGTGGACCCCCGCACGCGCCGACTGGTGACCTCGCTCGTACTGGCCGCCCTCGTCGCCATTGTGGTGGTCGCGGCGCTCGTCCGGTGACGCTAACGTCGGGCGCATGACTGCCACCTCCACCAGCCCGCGGTCGTCGTACCTGATGCGAGCGGGCCTGGTCCGCAACGTCCGGTCGGGGGAGCACCTGACCACCTTCGTGGTGTCCGGGGTGGCGACGGTACTGATCACCCGGCTGCTGCTCAGCCTGAGTGGGTACCCGCAGATCGGCGGCAAGGGCCTGCACATCGCCCACGTACTGCCGGGTGGTCTGCTGATGCTGATTTCGATCGCACTGCTGCTCGGGTACGTCGGACCGGTCGTCCGCCCGGCCGCCGCGACCGTCGGCGGCATCGGCTTCGGCCTGTTCATCGACGAGGTGGGGAAGTTCGTCACCTCGGACAACAACTACTTCTACAAGCCGACCGCCGCGATCGTGTACGTGGTGTTCGTACTGATCGTGCTCGGCTTCCGGTTCCTCACCACGCGGCGGCCGATCGACCAGCGGGAAGAGCTGGCGAACGTGATCGACCATGCGGTCGAGGGCGTAGCCGGTGGACTGTCCCGGCGCCGCCGTGCCGAGGCGGCAGAGCTCCTGGGCGTGGTGGATCGCGGTGTGCCGGGGCGGCGTGAGACAGAAGACCTGCTCGCGGTCTGTCCGCCGGATGAGGTGGAGCTGGCTGCTCCGGTCGATGCGGCTTGGCGGGCGTTGCAGCGCGGGTTCGAGCGGCTCGCGACGCACCCGAAGGCGCCGACGGTGGCGGTCGCCGTACTGGCCCTTCAAGTGGTCGGTGAGATGGTCATCGCGGCCGTGGTGGGGGAGGGGATCGACCATCTGCCTGTACTCGGCGTGACGGTCGGGAGTTTGCTGTCGGCGATGTTCACGGTGCGGGGCGCGCTGGCGCTTCGGAAGGGCAACCGGGCTCGTGCGGTCCGGCTGTTCGAGCTGGCGGTGCTGGTGTCGCTGCTGATGACGCAGGTGTTCCAGTTCGCCGCTACTCAGTTCGCGGCTGCCTTCGGGATGCTGCTGGACCTGGTGATGCTCGGCCTGCTGCGGGCCGAGCGCGACCGGATGCGGCGGGTACTGGGTGACGTTGGTGAGACGGCTGTTGGTACTGCTGTCGGTAGTGCCAGGGTCAGGACGCGCCCACTGCCACCTGATCCGGATCAGCCGCCGTTCCCGGAGGACCCGTCGGACCCGGTGTAGCTTTCCAGTTCTCGTGCCGGCCGATCAGTACGGGTGACATGGTGGCGATCAGGTAGATCGCACCACCAGCTAGTAGCGCGGGTGCCATGCCGACACCTGCGATGGCGACGCCGGCGATCACGCCGCCCAGTGGTACGCCGGTCCAGCAAACCGCGTCGGCCAGTGAGTTGACCCGGCCGAGGAGGTGGCGGGGGATGCGCTCGATGAACAGGGCACCGAGCACCGGGTTGATGAAGCCGGCGCCGACGCCGCCCAGGGCGTACACGGCCATCAGCGTCCAGACCGGCGCATCGGTGGCCATCGCGACGAACCGTGGTGCACCGGCTATCAGGAACGCGATCGTGAAGACCAGCTTGCGGGGTATCCGCTCGCCGATAGCCGCTGCCAGCAAGGCGAACGCGGTGGCGGTCGCTCCGAAGCAGGTGAGGATCAGACTGGTGTGGCCGGGGCCGTAGCCGTGGTCCTTGATCCAGACCGGCAGTAGTACAGCTCCGACCGCGGCGTCGAGCAAGTTGGTGACCGCGATCATCACCACCAGCGGCAGCATCAGCTTGTCGGTCCTGAGGAAACGCCATCCCTCCAGCAGACGACGCCCGTACCCCTGCTCCTCCTGCTGCTCCGGTATTTCGACCCGCTCCTGCTTGGGCAGCCAGCGGGCGATCAGTACGGCGCAGATGCCGAATGACGCGGCGTCGATCCACAGTGCGTTGACCGAGCCGACCAAGGCGATGAGTCCGCCGGCCAGTGCGTACGCGAAGAAGCCGGCCAGGCGCTCGGTCGTACTCTCCAGGCCGGTGACGCGCTCCAGCGGGACCTTGGCGGCGCGGGCGATGTCCGGGATCAGCGTGCCCTTGGCGGCATCACCTGGTCCGCGGAGCGCGCCGGCGACCGCGACGAGTGCGATCAGCGTGGGAAAGTGCAGTAGGCCGAGCGTATGTAGAAGAGGGATGAGTCCTACTACTGCCGTACTGGCCGTGTCTGCCACGATGCTGACGCGGCGGGCTCCGACCC
The genomic region above belongs to Kribbella solani and contains:
- a CDS encoding LacI family DNA-binding transcriptional regulator, whose translation is MTTSGSGTNGGGDTAGDGPGGSTRRGHRVTISDLARRLEISKASVSYALNGRAGVSEETRQRVLDLAEELGFHPNSAAVALSASRTRTIGIVIARDPTLISTEAFYMRTLVGIEQYLNEVDSSLLLRLTGEHGEDLDVLRRWSRQGRVDGFILFDELDDDPRIPLLKELGVPCVVVSSNAPDDSVGRLISSPEETVTLLLDHLGELGHTNIAHISGPFTFVHERLRMQILRDRATRRGISVRHIEGSYRYDDGAELTRQLLTGANPPTAIVLGNDLMAVAALRVATELGTAVPGEVSVLAWDDSPLCEFARPGITAVDQKTMERGRAAADLLLRLVTAAASTTTSSVALHQQAPAGELHRRESSGPAHR
- a CDS encoding acyltransferase, with protein sequence MASTEPLRLDFLPWEYARNASDAERARQAERQARLGGSLELAADAYVAESAAVYCDELRMGDRSYIGAHAYVTGKIVLGPDSTINPFSVVRGAVTIGDGVRIGAHTSLLAFNHGTAPGQPIFKQPHTARGITIGDDVWIGSNVTILDGVTVGPHTIIGAGAIVTKDIPANSVAAGNPARILRSRTGAAMTGDLGTRLKDFAARAREQVDDVLARCWDGERFVDRPGPVREPAIRPWCDAVEIADLLVRRTPSGHSRDDLIRRFRARQDSVSGLVSPGDLSDDGIGKPSDVELAVLEGPASYHVLCVGYALQVLGSGFEHPITTDYTLDDLDKLPWARGAWTAGSAIDALGTALARNLHDHKQSGPLEPLLGWLLTRADPKTGAWGEQHPDDGWLQVVNGFYRLTRGTYAQFGLPLPYPEQAVATVLAHSNDRRMFSGDNYNACNVLDVIHPLWLARKQTSYGEQDGRRWAEQQLRAILPRWVDGAGFAFAPDGIDDRAVPGLQGTEMWLAIIWLLSDYLGRSDDLGYRPRGVHRPEPLVNSR
- a CDS encoding MFS transporter — its product is MSETRNRAPLAAFLVANVVSICGTRVSSIAIPWFVLITTGSPVKTGLVAMAEMAPLVLAKAIGGPLIDRVGARRVSIVADTASTAVVGLIPLLHTLGLLHFPTLIALVAVAGALRGPGDAAKGTLIPDIARAAKVPLERVTGLESTTERLAGFFAYALAGGLIALVGSVNALWIDAASFGICAVLIARWLPKQERVEIPEQQEEQGYGRRLLEGWRFLRTDKLMLPLVVMIAVTNLLDAAVGAVLLPVWIKDHGYGPGHTSLILTCFGATATAFALLAAAIGERIPRKLVFTIAFLIAGAPRFVAMATDAPVWTLMAVYALGGVGAGFINPVLGALFIERIPRHLLGRVNSLADAVCWTGVPLGGVIAGVAIAGVGMAPALLAGGAIYLIATMSPVLIGRHENWKATPGPTGPPGTAADPDQVAVGAS